Proteins encoded in a region of the Dehalococcoidia bacterium genome:
- a CDS encoding CoA transferase, with protein sequence MKPPLEGIRVADFSWYGAGPIGTQTLAWYGAEVIRVESEARVDGLRTTQPAPPGKTGYNVSGYYNNFNSNKLSFTLNMSKPGARDIALRLIAKSDVVVENYQAGVFEKWGLSYEAMTAVKPDIIFVRQPVAGTTGPHREFSAFGAVMTPITGLSHLSGYPDRPPIGVGTNYPDYVINPGHQTIAVLAALRHRRRTGRGQYIEIAQLESTMAVVGPAIIDYTANGRVQTRQGNRQENAAPHGVFPCRPRPTTPPIEGAPLPLGMTQPPPEEDRWIAIAVFTDEQWRALRKVMGEPAWAAEPRFSTLEGRKANEDELERLVADWSRDQVAEELMERLQAAGVPAGVVQTSEDVLDHDEHLKARGYYVYLDHLETGRAAYDGSPFKMSKTPGGPVRPAPLLGEHTMYVAKEIIGLSDEEIADLVADQVLY encoded by the coding sequence ATGAAGCCGCCGCTCGAGGGCATCCGTGTGGCGGACTTTTCGTGGTACGGGGCGGGCCCGATCGGCACGCAGACCCTGGCCTGGTACGGCGCGGAGGTCATCCGCGTCGAGTCGGAGGCGCGCGTGGACGGGCTGCGCACGACGCAGCCGGCGCCGCCGGGCAAGACCGGCTACAACGTGAGCGGCTACTACAACAACTTCAACTCGAACAAGCTCTCGTTCACGCTGAACATGTCGAAGCCGGGTGCGCGGGACATCGCCCTCCGCCTGATCGCGAAGAGCGACGTTGTGGTGGAGAACTACCAGGCCGGCGTCTTCGAGAAATGGGGCTTGAGCTACGAGGCGATGACGGCGGTGAAGCCGGACATCATCTTCGTGCGTCAGCCGGTGGCGGGCACGACGGGCCCGCATCGCGAGTTCTCTGCCTTCGGGGCCGTCATGACGCCGATAACCGGCCTCAGCCACCTTTCAGGCTACCCCGACCGCCCGCCGATCGGCGTCGGCACCAACTACCCCGACTACGTGATCAACCCGGGCCACCAGACGATAGCCGTCCTGGCGGCGCTGCGGCATCGCCGGCGGACGGGGCGGGGCCAGTACATCGAGATCGCTCAGCTCGAGTCGACGATGGCGGTGGTCGGGCCGGCGATCATCGATTACACGGCAAACGGCCGCGTCCAGACGCGCCAGGGCAACCGCCAGGAGAACGCGGCGCCGCATGGCGTTTTCCCCTGCCGGCCCAGGCCGACCACGCCTCCCATCGAAGGTGCGCCGCTGCCGCTGGGGATGACGCAGCCGCCGCCGGAAGAGGACCGCTGGATCGCTATCGCCGTGTTCACGGACGAGCAGTGGCGGGCGCTGAGGAAGGTCATGGGCGAGCCGGCCTGGGCGGCCGAACCGCGCTTCAGCACGCTCGAGGGGCGCAAGGCGAACGAGGACGAATTGGAACGCCTGGTGGCTGATTGGAGCCGTGACCAGGTGGCCGAGGAGTTGATGGAGCGCCTGCAGGCCGCCGGCGTGCCCGCGGGCGTCGTGCAGACCTCCGAGGACGTGCTGGACCACGATGAGCATCTGAAGGCGCGCGGCTATTACGTCTACCTGGACCACCTCGAGACCGGCCGCGCTGCCTACGACGGCTCCCCCTTCAAGATGTCGAAGACTCCTGGCGGCCCGGTGAGGCCGGCGCCGCTGCTCGGCGAGCACACG
- a CDS encoding CoA transferase codes for MLPVTGDSSALDDLRVLDLAGEEAVYCTKLLADLGADVIRVEPPGGSPIRRLGPFVGDIRDPERSIQHLYFNTSKRGVTLDIAKPEGRELFLKLAASADVIVESFKPGFLASLGLGYDDLTRVKPDIILTSVTGFGQTGPHSGWEWSDLIDVAMSGILTLSGFVDAPPYRPYPSQAYYCAGVEAAIGTLLAVTARDLQGEGQWVDVSIQESLSMAQETAMQTWDFLHRARRRVGGAEQAIRLGGLQEVADGYVFSMIGLAGAGAPLAAFVEWLVEEGAAGDLVESGVLADLKEVASAGRGMARDPAVMQRMQGHIGKVADQAKVFLKSRRKTEIYVRGQQHGFLIGAANDPKDIVESEQLIARGWFQEVPHPELGMTIKFPGVPYHLSDCPARVRRRAPLVGEHNAEVYGEIGVGAGELAALKARGVV; via the coding sequence TTGCTACCGGTAACCGGCGATTCCTCAGCGCTCGACGATCTGCGCGTCCTCGACCTCGCGGGCGAGGAGGCGGTGTACTGCACGAAGCTCCTGGCGGACCTCGGGGCGGATGTAATCCGCGTCGAACCGCCGGGCGGTTCGCCGATCCGCCGCCTCGGCCCCTTCGTGGGCGATATCCGCGACCCTGAGCGCAGCATCCAGCATCTCTACTTCAACACCAGCAAGCGCGGCGTGACCCTGGACATCGCGAAGCCAGAGGGTCGAGAGCTTTTCCTAAAGCTCGCCGCCAGTGCCGACGTCATCGTGGAGAGCTTCAAGCCCGGCTTCCTGGCGTCCCTGGGCCTCGGATATGACGACCTCACGCGCGTGAAGCCGGACATCATCCTGACCTCCGTGACCGGCTTCGGGCAGACTGGCCCGCACTCCGGCTGGGAGTGGAGCGACCTCATCGACGTCGCGATGTCCGGGATCCTCACGCTTTCGGGCTTCGTAGACGCGCCGCCGTATCGGCCCTATCCGAGCCAGGCCTACTACTGCGCCGGCGTCGAAGCGGCCATCGGCACGTTGCTGGCGGTGACGGCCCGTGACCTCCAGGGTGAAGGGCAATGGGTCGACGTCAGCATCCAGGAGTCGCTTTCGATGGCGCAGGAGACGGCGATGCAGACGTGGGACTTCCTCCACCGCGCCCGGCGCCGCGTTGGCGGCGCCGAACAGGCGATACGTCTTGGCGGGCTGCAAGAGGTGGCGGACGGCTACGTCTTCTCGATGATCGGCCTTGCCGGCGCCGGCGCGCCCCTGGCCGCATTCGTGGAGTGGCTGGTGGAGGAGGGCGCCGCTGGCGACCTCGTCGAGTCCGGCGTGCTGGCGGACCTCAAAGAGGTCGCTTCTGCTGGCCGTGGCATGGCGCGCGACCCGGCGGTCATGCAGAGGATGCAGGGCCACATCGGCAAGGTCGCCGACCAGGCGAAGGTGTTCTTGAAGTCCCGCCGCAAGACGGAGATCTACGTGCGGGGCCAACAGCACGGCTTCCTGATCGGGGCGGCGAACGACCCGAAGGACATCGTCGAGAGCGAGCAGCTGATCGCGCGGGGCTGGTTCCAGGAGGTGCCGCACCCCGAACTCGGCATGACGATCAAGTTCCCCGGCGTCCCCTACCACCTCAGCGACTGCCCGGCGCGCGTACGCCGCCGCGCGCCACTGGTGGGTGAGCACAACGCAGAGGTCTACGGAGAGATTGGCGTGGGAGCCGGGGAGCTGGCTGCGCTGAAGGCGCGAGGGGTCGTGTGA